One genomic window of Coffea eugenioides isolate CCC68of chromosome 1, Ceug_1.0, whole genome shotgun sequence includes the following:
- the LOC113771656 gene encoding uncharacterized protein LOC113771656, translating to MHLLLMHLHYKTSKRNDELKEAQTIEVATKIANGELEIGRGLNQIGTLKRAGDTRWGSHLDSISSLLKMFNATCVVLSNIAANGGDANFALNQLLSFEFVFTLHLMKDIMEITHLLCIALQRKSQDILNVMHLVSSTTKLRKNFRDSGWDDFLVKVKLFCEQHQIDIPDMNAQYIARRGRSRSHHDEISVEHYYRVDIFLATIDYQLQELHSRFNDHTVELFVLSTALDPRNGFRLFKIDDICKLAEKFYPNDFMEQEPVRLRIELQHFELDIPNHPELQELSGIHELCQGLID from the exons ATGCACCTACTTCTAATGCACCTACACTACAAAACAAG CAAACGTAATGATGAATTAAAGGAGGCTCAAACAATTGAAGTTGCTACTAAGATTGCTAATGGTGAACTTGAAATTGGAAGGGGGCTTAATCAAATTGGCACTTTAAAACGAGCTGGAGATACTCGTTGGGGTTCTCATTTGGAttctatttctagtttattGAAAATGTTCAATGCTACTTGTGTGGTTTTAAGTAACATTGCAGCAAATGGAGGAGATGCAAATTTTGCTTTGAATCAGTTGTTATCCTTTGAGTTTGTTTTCACTTTGCATCTTATGAAAGACATTATGGAAATTACTCATCTTCTTTGTATAGCATTGCAACGTAAATCTCAAGATATTTTGAATGTAATGCATCTTGTCTCAAGCACAACAAAACTACGGAAGAATTTTCGAGATTCGGGATGGGATGATTTCTTGGTGAAAGTTAAATTATTTTGTGAGCAACATCAAATTGATATCCCGGATATGAATGCTCAATATATTGCAAGACGTGGTAGATCTCGAAGTCATCATGATGAGATTAGTGTGGAGCATTATTATCGAGTGGATATATTTCTTGCAACAATTGATTATCAATTGCAAGAGTTACATAGCAGGTTTAATGATCATACCGTGGAATTGTTTGTTTTGAGCACTGCTTTAGATCCTAGAAATGGATTTAGGCTGTTCAAGATTGATGATATTTGTAAACTTGCAGAGAAGTTCTATCCGAATGATTTTATGGAGCAAGAACCAGTACGTCTAAGAATAGAACTTCAACATTTTGAGCTCGACATTCCAAATCATCCTGAATTGCAAGAATTATCTGGTATTCATGAGTTATGTCAAGGCTTG ATTGATTAg